In Phalacrocorax aristotelis chromosome 6, bGulAri2.1, whole genome shotgun sequence, one DNA window encodes the following:
- the IL17RC gene encoding interleukin-17 receptor C isoform X1 → MRVLGQLLLLVVVAGGHGTPRDTLACSQGLACRLLDTDVLCGMELPGPSHGPALARLQLEPALRCTGPTACSPCLAVRLRLAVPPGISTSKPRRPVPSVIPGAEDGDEGGQSSLMDGAAWSQPNVSGLLLLSGHTYASSRCVAVEVGAPLAPALSGRPLGWVTFRCFEAPLGSEIHVTAYINSRGRRKLSQWQQVPDCSWPVAQTAIPQCQVPRLQVSPGPKEVVVEVQGAAAGHSYTLWLYHNQSHSTGGSGRVVTASGPMNYSLPVDEVLPCLCLQVWPETQDPPRATMCPFSHDANAWERLWAHSQLVLHSGGQALTCSLSAPCDLPAKLVPCWQPEPTGPCQALPGLQQPAVGQGPQDFGGLQLHPNLCVQVWSSGQVRLTQCLRDRALPGRTDDLLLLEHREDGGNTSLCALEWGACNPLASMGSGHPGLLEQELHRDVATGQCRPVWQPKNSTGVMLWACPLHKYLRTRWVLAWMGMLLGAACLLLLLLLKKENVKGWLKSLRADYGSEGLLRGRRALLVHAAEPVAERAACALTAALHPLGLAVVVAPGGGSGVAAWGPLPWLHAQHQRALHDGDTIILLLSPAAVAAAHHSSPDDVPAVAPCEVFAAALSCAVPVLAAGNGGHYVVARLEALVPAVPVALRAAPAFALPSETGGFLRALAGPGRWQGRWLEPYVAAVAEGLRRAVGE, encoded by the exons ATGCGTGTGCTGGGgcagttgctgctgctggtggtggtggcgggTGGGCACGGGACCCCCCGCGACACCCTGGCATGCTCCCAG gGCCTCGCCTGCCGCCTCCTGG ACACCGATGTGCTGTGTGGGATGGAGCTGCCGGGGCCCAGCCATGGGCCGGCCCTGGCTCGGCTGCAGCTGGAGCCGGCGCTGCGCTGCACTGGGCCCACGGCCTGCTCGCCCTGCCTGGCGGTGCGCCTGCGCCTAGCCGTGCCGCCTGGCATCAGCACCAGCAAGCCCCGCCGCCCTGTGCCGTCGGTCATCCCTGGGGCAGAGGATGGCGATGAGGGGGGACAGTCGTCACTGATGGATGGGGCTGCCTGGTCCCAGCCCAATGTCAgcgggctgctgctgctctctgggcACACCTATGCCTCCTCCCGCTGCGTGGCTGTGGAGGTAGGGGCGCCCCTGGCCCCTGCACTGTCTGGCCGACCCCTG ggctgggtgACCTTCCGGTGCTTCGAAGCGCCGCTGGGCTCTGAGATCCATGTCACAGCGTACATCAACTCACGTGGCCGCCGGAAGctgagccagtggcagcaggtGCCAG ACTGCTCGTGGCCTGTGGCACAGACTGCCATTCCCCAGTGCCAAG TGCCCAGGCTGCAGGTCTCCCCGGGGCCAAAGGAGGTGGTCGTGGAGGTGCAGGGGGCTGCGGCAGGACACAGCTACACCCTCTGGCTCTATCACAACCAGAGCCATAGCACTGGTGGGTCAGGGCGTGTGGTGACTGCG AGTGGCCCCATGAACTACAGTCTGCCAGTTGATGAGGTgctcccctgcctctgcctgcag GTCTGGCCAGAGACCCAGGATCCACCACGGGCCACCATGTGCCCCTTCTCCCATG ATGCCAATGCCTGGGAGCGGCTGTGGGCACACAGCCAGCTGGTGCTGCACTCTGGGGGGCAGGCATTGACCTGCTCCCTCTCAGCCCCCTGTGACCTCCCGGCCAAGCTGGtgccctgctggcagccagagcccaCAGGGCCCTGCCAAGCCCTGCCCggcctgcagcagcctgctgtggggcag GGACCCCAGGATtttggggggctgcagctgcacccCAACCTCTGTGTGCAG GTGTGGAGCAGCGGGCAGGTCCGGCTGACCCAGTGCCTGCGGGACC gagcGCTTCCTGGCCGCACCGATgacctcctgctgctggagcacAGGGAGGATGGCGGGAATACCTCGCTGTGCGCCCTGGAATGGGGTGCCTGCAACCCCCTCGCCAGCATG GGCTCTGGGCACCctgggctgctggagcaggagctgcatCGGGATGTGGCGACGGGGCAGTGCAGGCCG GTCTGGCAACCTAAGAACAGCACTGGGGTCATGCTCTGGGCCTGTCCCCTGCACAAGT ACCTGCGTACCCGCTGGGTGCTGGCGTGgatggggatgctgctgggagctgcctgcctcctgctcctgctcctgctgaagaAGGAGAATGTGAAAG gcTGGCTGAAGTCCCTGAGGGCTGACTACGGCTCCGAGG GCCTGCTGCGAGGCCGGCGGGCACTGCTGGTTCATGCGGCGGAGCCAGTGGCAGAGCGAGCAGCGTGTGCCTTGACGGCGGCCCTGCACCCACTGGGGCTGGCAGTGGTGGTGGCACCAGGAGGTGGCAGCGGGGTAGCAGCATGGGGGCCGCTGCCCTGGCTGCATGCCCAGCACCAGCGGGCGCTGCATGATGGTGACaccatcatcctcctcctctctccggcagctgtggctgctgcacaCCA CTCCAGCCCTGATGATGTCCCTGCTGTAGCACCCTGTGAGGTGTTCGCAGCGGCTCTGTCCTGCGCTGTGCCAGTGCTGGCAGCGGGCAATGGTGGGCACTACGTGGTGGCCCGGCTCGAGGCCTTGGTGCCGGCAGTGCCGGTTGCACTGCGGGCAGCCCCTGCCTTCGCCCTGCCCAGTGAGACTGGGGGTTTCCTGCGGGCACTGGCAGGACCGGGTCGGTGGCAGGGCCGGTGGCTGGAGCCGTATGTGGCAGCAGTGGCTGAGGGGCTGCGGCGGGCAGTGGGGGAATAA
- the IL17RC gene encoding interleukin-17 receptor C isoform X2 translates to MRVLGQLLLLVVVAGGHGTPRDTLACSQGLACRLLDTDVLCGMELPGPSHGPALARLQLEPALRCTGPTACSPCLAVRLRLAVPPGISTSKPRRPVPSVIPGAEDGDEGGQSSLMDGAAWSQPNVSGLLLLSGHTYASSRCVAVEVGAPLAPALSGRPLGWVTFRCFEAPLGSEIHVTAYINSRGRRKLSQWQQVPDCSWPVAQTAIPQCQVPRLQVSPGPKEVVVEVQGAAAGHSYTLWLYHNQSHSTGGSGRVVTASGPMNYSLPVDEVLPCLCLQVWPETQDPPRATMCPFSHDANAWERLWAHSQLVLHSGGQALTCSLSAPCDLPAKLVPCWQPEPTGPCQALPGLQQPAVGQGPQDFGGLQLHPNLCVQVWSSGQVRLTQCLRDRALPGRTDDLLLLEHREDGGNTSLCALEWGACNPLASMGSGHPGLLEQELHRDVATGQCRPVWQPKNSTGVMLWACPLHKYLRTRWVLAWMGMLLGAACLLLLLLLKKENVKGWLKSLRADYGSEGLLRGRRALLVHAAEPVAERAACALTAALHPLGLAVVVAPGGGSGVAAWGPLPWLHAQHQRALHDGDTIILLLSPAAVAAAHQWDTRAGAVPGAGATSSGPGPRHSSSPDDVPAVAPCEVFAAALSCAVPVLAAGNGGHYVVARLEALVPAVPVALRAAPAFALPSETGGFLRALAGPGRWQGRWLEPYVAAVAEGLRRAVGE, encoded by the exons ATGCGTGTGCTGGGgcagttgctgctgctggtggtggtggcgggTGGGCACGGGACCCCCCGCGACACCCTGGCATGCTCCCAG gGCCTCGCCTGCCGCCTCCTGG ACACCGATGTGCTGTGTGGGATGGAGCTGCCGGGGCCCAGCCATGGGCCGGCCCTGGCTCGGCTGCAGCTGGAGCCGGCGCTGCGCTGCACTGGGCCCACGGCCTGCTCGCCCTGCCTGGCGGTGCGCCTGCGCCTAGCCGTGCCGCCTGGCATCAGCACCAGCAAGCCCCGCCGCCCTGTGCCGTCGGTCATCCCTGGGGCAGAGGATGGCGATGAGGGGGGACAGTCGTCACTGATGGATGGGGCTGCCTGGTCCCAGCCCAATGTCAgcgggctgctgctgctctctgggcACACCTATGCCTCCTCCCGCTGCGTGGCTGTGGAGGTAGGGGCGCCCCTGGCCCCTGCACTGTCTGGCCGACCCCTG ggctgggtgACCTTCCGGTGCTTCGAAGCGCCGCTGGGCTCTGAGATCCATGTCACAGCGTACATCAACTCACGTGGCCGCCGGAAGctgagccagtggcagcaggtGCCAG ACTGCTCGTGGCCTGTGGCACAGACTGCCATTCCCCAGTGCCAAG TGCCCAGGCTGCAGGTCTCCCCGGGGCCAAAGGAGGTGGTCGTGGAGGTGCAGGGGGCTGCGGCAGGACACAGCTACACCCTCTGGCTCTATCACAACCAGAGCCATAGCACTGGTGGGTCAGGGCGTGTGGTGACTGCG AGTGGCCCCATGAACTACAGTCTGCCAGTTGATGAGGTgctcccctgcctctgcctgcag GTCTGGCCAGAGACCCAGGATCCACCACGGGCCACCATGTGCCCCTTCTCCCATG ATGCCAATGCCTGGGAGCGGCTGTGGGCACACAGCCAGCTGGTGCTGCACTCTGGGGGGCAGGCATTGACCTGCTCCCTCTCAGCCCCCTGTGACCTCCCGGCCAAGCTGGtgccctgctggcagccagagcccaCAGGGCCCTGCCAAGCCCTGCCCggcctgcagcagcctgctgtggggcag GGACCCCAGGATtttggggggctgcagctgcacccCAACCTCTGTGTGCAG GTGTGGAGCAGCGGGCAGGTCCGGCTGACCCAGTGCCTGCGGGACC gagcGCTTCCTGGCCGCACCGATgacctcctgctgctggagcacAGGGAGGATGGCGGGAATACCTCGCTGTGCGCCCTGGAATGGGGTGCCTGCAACCCCCTCGCCAGCATG GGCTCTGGGCACCctgggctgctggagcaggagctgcatCGGGATGTGGCGACGGGGCAGTGCAGGCCG GTCTGGCAACCTAAGAACAGCACTGGGGTCATGCTCTGGGCCTGTCCCCTGCACAAGT ACCTGCGTACCCGCTGGGTGCTGGCGTGgatggggatgctgctgggagctgcctgcctcctgctcctgctcctgctgaagaAGGAGAATGTGAAAG gcTGGCTGAAGTCCCTGAGGGCTGACTACGGCTCCGAGG GCCTGCTGCGAGGCCGGCGGGCACTGCTGGTTCATGCGGCGGAGCCAGTGGCAGAGCGAGCAGCGTGTGCCTTGACGGCGGCCCTGCACCCACTGGGGCTGGCAGTGGTGGTGGCACCAGGAGGTGGCAGCGGGGTAGCAGCATGGGGGCCGCTGCCCTGGCTGCATGCCCAGCACCAGCGGGCGCTGCATGATGGTGACaccatcatcctcctcctctctccggcagctgtggctgctgcacaCCAGTGGGAcaccagggctggggctgtgccgggGGCCGGGGCCACTTCTAGTGGCCCCGGCCCCCGGCACAGCTCCAGCCCTGATGATGTCCCTGCTGTAGCACCCTGTGAGGTGTTCGCAGCGGCTCTGTCCTGCGCTGTGCCAGTGCTGGCAGCGGGCAATGGTGGGCACTACGTGGTGGCCCGGCTCGAGGCCTTGGTGCCGGCAGTGCCGGTTGCACTGCGGGCAGCCCCTGCCTTCGCCCTGCCCAGTGAGACTGGGGGTTTCCTGCGGGCACTGGCAGGACCGGGTCGGTGGCAGGGCCGGTGGCTGGAGCCGTATGTGGCAGCAGTGGCTGAGGGGCTGCGGCGGGCAGTGGGGGAATAA